AGTGCAACAAATAGTGCTACAGCTTTTCAAACACAAGACAAATCTCTGGGCTCGTCGTCCACTTTACCAACATTTGGAAAGAAATATGAAGGTAATGGTGTGTCCAATGAATCTTTGTTGTGGTCCAGGGATGCCAGTGTTTCAGCTCCGGCATTTGGTGTTACAAGCAACTCACACTTTGGCATGTCAAGCACTCCCACATTTGGTTCCTGCTCCTTTGACAAGCCAGCAGTATCCACGTCAGGTGAGCAACTGTTTACATTATAGTCCATTTTTCTCACGTACTAGAGTTGATAATTCAACATTCTGAGGGAGAATTTGTTATTTTATCTGGATTATGTGATTGATTTAAGAGAATATACCATTAGGTCAGACATATGGTTCTTCATTTGGTGTTTCAGGCATATCTGGATTTGGTGGCCTCCTCGTACCAAGGCCTTTTAACGAATCAACAGTCGAGCACTTTGGTACGTCAAGCACTCCAAGATTTGGTTCCTACTCCTTTGGCCAGCCAGCAGTATCCATGTCAGGTGAGCAATGGTTTACTTTATACTCCATTTTTCTCATGTACTAGAGCAGGGTTTTCAACATTTCGAGGGAGATTCTTCTTCTGTAAACTGGATGATGTTGATTGATATAAGAGAATATACCGTTCAATGTGCATTACTATATGCTATATATTGATCTGAAGCACATGGtgagtttttttttataattaaatattttttatttcgTAGCTTTAGTTTTTTTTGGATATGTTAAGTGTTCAATCTTGATCAAATTTGCAAACTAGAAAATTAATGTAGTACAACACCATTTCTCTAAAGCTCTGGTTTTGTAAAGCCAGCATTTTCTATTAATCAGAAAGAGGAAGAGAGTGCAAGGATACTGGATCTGATGAATATTCTATGTCAAACTCAAAATAAACAAAAGTTTCTGATGCTTTGTGCAATTGTTGGACGTTTATTGTTATGCAAAAAATTGACAAGTGAATATCAACATTAATAATCGGTGTCTTACCCATCTTGTGTGGATTTAAATTCTACTTTAGCATAGCAGGTAATACTCACATTGAGTACCTAGCATGCTTTCTCTGTTTCTCATAGTTATCTTCTTCTGTATGTTTTTGCTTCTGAACACTTTTACTCCTGGTTGATTACATTTTCTCTAGAACTACATAATTGCAgtgatctctctctctctctctctctctctctctctcatactCTTGTTCTCGCAGCTTCAAATCCGTTATTTAGCAGCAGCAATATGTTTGGTTCTACACCCGAAATTGGACAGACTAGACCACTGTTTGGAGATAGAGCATTTGGAGAAACCTCATCAGCATCATCCGTATTTGCTCAACCTATTGGAAGTGCAGTGTCTTTCAATGGTAAGAACTTGAATATAACTTgattatttttttcctttaagCATACCGATTTTGGATAGGCAATTAATTTTCCCTAAGAAGCCCCAGGATGGCAGAATATATCTGTTTATTGTTACTTAGAAGAGTTTCAGCTTGCATGGTCACATCCATACCAAAAGATCAGGCTTTTGAAGTTCTCAGAAAATTTTTCACCTTATCATCATCTTGTTCTTTTGTTCACCTTTTACAGTATTAATTGCATCAGCTTCTTGCTTGATTTTGGTCCATCATTATGTCTTTATCAACTAAATTTTTAATAGAACTCTCCCCCATCTCTGTCTAAATACAAAAGTAAAAGACCACTTCTTTGAAtatgtttttccttttatttgtcaAATCTTAAAGCATAGCATTCACTGTTGCCTGTGGCCAAGGAAGGGAAACGCTTAGATGCTATTCTTTAATACTGACAATTTCATGAAAGCAAAGATACCATACTTTCCTTTCTAGAATAGTTCTAAGGTGGCTATGGAATTGTTCCAAATACAAAATCTTCTCGTGAAAGTAGCTATGCAATGAATTGGCATAGAGCTGTACTCTTTTCCAAATGTTTGTAATAACTGCAATATCTCAGTATGGTGGGTAATGTTCTTGCTTACTATTTCAGGAGAAGTTATTCAACCAATCTTGTGCCTGCTACTGATGCTTGTAGTTGTCTTTAGTGTATTAGAAAATCAATTCAGTCTGCTTCTGGAACTGCAGGAACCACAACATTTAATGCAGCAAACAATGCTACAGCTTTTCAAACGCAAGACAGATCTCTTGGCTCGTCCACTTTATCAACATTTGGAAAGAAATATGAAGGTAATGGTGTGGCCAATAAACCTCTGTTGTGGTCCAGGGATGCCAGTGTTTCAGCTCCTGCATTTGGTGTTGCAAGCAACTCACACTTTGGCATGTCAAGCACTTCCGCATTTGGCTCCTACTCCTTCGTCCAGCCAGCAGTATCCACATCAGGTGACAAAGCTTTACATTATAGTCCCTTTTTCCCATGTACTAGAGCAGGTTATTCAACAttcttgggggggggggttgttgtGTCCTGTAAATGTAGATAATGTGGTTCTTCATTTGGTGTTTCAGGCATATCTGGATTTGGTGGCCTCGTCATACCAAGGCCTTTTGACCAGCCAGCAGCATTTGTCTCAGGTAAGCAACCATTTACTTCATAGTCCATTTTTCTCATACCGATTATTCAACATTCTAAGGGAGAATCTTTTTCTATGTGATTGATATAGGAGAATACACCATTAAGTGTGCATTACTACATGCTCCATATTGTTCAGTAGTCCATGTTGAgtttttattaaatattatttatttctTACTTTATCTTTTTGGATATGTTAAGTGCTCAATCTTGATCAAATTTGCAAACCAGGTAAAGAAAGTACAGCACCATTGCTCAAGAGCTTTAGTTTTGGAAAGGCAGCATTTGGTTTCAATCAGAAAGGAAGTAGAATAGCATCATACATCGCAACTCCAGAGAAAGATAGCACAAGACCAGGTGAAACAATTCAGTCCATTTGTGGCATGCACACTTATAAAGATAAAAGCCAGGAGGAGTTGCGGTTTGAGGACTATCAGTTAGGTGATAAAGCTATGCTAAACTTGTTTTCTATATCTTTAGATAGCAAGGAAATCTACCTTGcaatttattatattatctataTTTTATGGGTGAAATTTGCTGGTCAAACATATCATTCTTCATTTGGTGTTTCAGGCACATCTGGATTTGGTGTCATTGACAACTCAAGGACTTTTCAATCACCAGTATTTAACCAATCAACTTTTGATCATCCAAATCCATTTGCCGTGGAAAGAGAACCTTCTTGTGGCCGTTGTCCAAATCCATTTGCCGTGAAAAGAGAACCTTCTTATTGTCATCCTCCAAATCCATTTGTCGTGAAAAGAGAACCTTTTGATTTTCATCCTCCAAATCCATTTGGCGTGAAAAGAGAACCTTCTTATTGTCATTGTCCAAATCCATTTGTCGTGGAAAGAGAACCTTTTGATTTTCATCCTCCCAATCCATTTGCTGTGAAAAGAGAACCTTCTTATTGTCATTGTTCAAATCCATTTGCCATGGAAAGAGAAACTTTTGATTTTCATCCTCCAAATCCATTTGCCGTGAAAAGAGAACCTTCTTATTGTCACTGTCCAAACCAATTTGCCATGAAAAGAGAACCTTCTTATTGTCACTGTCCTAATCCATTTGTCATGAAAAGAGCAGAGTTTGATTCTCTATCAAAAGAGAAGTCTATCACCACTCCAACTGGCACTGGAACTAGAGTGGCATCTTATGCTGCAACTAGAGAAGTGGAAGGACAATATTTAAACTTTTTGTCAATCTCTGCTATGCCAATGTATTCTAATAAAAGCCACGAGGAGTTGAGGTTAGATGACTATGAATCTGCAAACAAAGGTAACACTTAACTTTGGTTTTCATTAATGTCTCTTTCCTTCTTGAGTTTTCATTTGTTTTCCCATGGATCTTCAATGAAAAGTAAAGTTGTCCTTctcaaaaaaatgaaaagtaaAGTTGTCTATTTGACTAAGTGAAATATCTGCTGCTGGTATTACAGGGGCTGCATCAATTTCACAAAGTAAACCATTGGAGTCTTCATCAGGATCTACTGCCTCAAATGTATCTTTTTCTCCATGGATCCATTTAAGTCCATTTGCTGCACCTTTGAAACCAGATTCTAGCTCTCCGATTACCTCTGCCCTTTCTTCCGCTCCTATTTTAACTACAGGAGCAGCTCCACAATCCACATTATGCTCGAACTGCCTAAACAAGTTTCAATCTTCCTGCCAGCTGCAGCCTACTTCCCCAAGACTTTGTGATGTATCTATTGGGTTGGAGAACTTGACTACATCCTCTCAGCTTTCCACAGGCTATCCACTTGGTCCAAGTCAAAAAGTATGTTGGATATGCAATTGTATATCTGTGCCATTGGATCTCATTCAAAAAGTGATTCTTAACCTATATGCAATTGGATCTCATTTGTATACCTGTGCCATTTGCGTTCTGTCATAAATAATGTATATCCCCACCCTGTGGTCTATAATATTGGTGGAGAAAGGAAAACTAACAAAAAAAAGTTTGGAGCACTTCTATTATGGTATGTGAAACAATTCTTTCTGGTGTTGTACATTTAAGTTGTTACTACTCTCGCAGCCTCTGTTCGTTGGTCCTCTGCACCCAGGAATGACTCCAAATGTTGGAGAAACACTTCCTACAGCCATCTCTTCTCATCCAGCAACAGGTATTAAGTGCAATATGTATCGCTCTTTTTCAAGTTGATATTTTGTTGGATATTTCAAGGATAAAGCAGTAGAGCTACCATTAAAgcaaagagagagaagaaaaagatagAGCTGACTAGCAAGAAAGTAGTTAATCTCTTCTGTAGTCATCAGTGCATTCTAATAAGGGGAAAGAGAGAATATATTTTCTGTTTTAACACTTTTATAGTTTGCATTTTGTTTAATTGCATATTATTTGATTAGCTCTTTCAAACTTCTTAATTCCTTTTTCTGTTAACTTAAAGAAAACGTAGGGATGCATGATGGAGTCAAAGTTAATGACAGTTGTGGCAAGCCCAACTTAGCGCCTGAAGAGATGCATTATGATAATTCTAGAAAGCTGAAACCTTGTTTTCAAGTTTCAGTTGAAAGTGCTGCTGAAGAAGCCATGGATAGCAAGCATGATGATAAGGATGTTGATGCCATAATGCCCAAGCTCCAACGTTCTGATTACTACACAGTTCCTCCTATCCAGGAATTAATATCAAAGGAGAAGGAAGAACCTGGTTTCTGTAGCCACGTGACGGACTTTGTGGTAGGAAGACATGGCTATGGAAGCATCAAGTTCTTGGGAGAAACAGATGTCCGGAAGCTTGATCTTGATTCTGCTGTCCATTTTAACTGTCGTGAGGTGATCATCTATATGGACGAGAGCAAGAAACCTCCAGTTGGACAAGGCCTCAACAAGTCAGCTGAGATAACTCTCCTTAATGTCAGATGCATCAACAAATCGAACGGGAAGGAGTACACAGATGGACCAATGATTAACAAGTACAGAGATATGCTTATTAAGAAAGCAGGAGTGCATGGTGCAGAATTTGTTTCTTATGATCCAGTAAAAGGGGAGTGGGCATTTGAAGTGTCACACTTTTAGAATGATATTGAGATCTCTCTAGTTACTTGCACTAAACATTGGGATTTCAAAAAAGCTGAAACTTTCTTGATTGATGCTGTGACATTATCAAACTTAATATAGTTATAGTTGAATTGGATTTGACTCTGATATATGAGGTGAAGCATTCATTGCTGCAAGTGTACTCAATCAAcagatttggttttggttttggctATCTTCTAACATGAAAGTTCCAGTAAACTGTAAGGTGTCCTGTAATGAGTTTTTCATACATTTTACTCGCTTTGTTTGTATGAATCTGTTCAATCATTAATGCTAATGCAGTTATATATTATGAAAAAGTCCAGTTAAAAGGAAATTTCCAATCTAGTCCTGTCCGAACTAAAATTTTTGGGAGAAGGAAAAACATTAATGGTGACAGTGATTAAGCATCCACCCTTGGCTCCACTGGGGAGATTTCTTCATCCAACTGAAACACTCAATTGTGCAATTATTTCGTCAGTCTGATTAAGATGCTTAATATTACTGCTTGGAgccaatgttttaaaaggcgttTTCGGGGTGAGCCTGGGACAAGCCTTGAGGAGGGGCATGGCGAAGTAAAAACACACAGGGGGCAATCCGTGGAGGTGAAAGTATTATGAGGCATAAGCCTCATTGTTATGGGTGTACTGTCATGGCCCGCCATATCATTATGCCACGTAGGTaccatttgacatatatttttgccaTACGAAAAGATTACATATTAAATAGTCTAGCACATGTGGTAAGGTTTCTAGAAAATATGGAGATTTCTCATGgaagaccttagaaccctatgGAATAGCTAGGAAAATCCTTAGAAGATTCAAGCTATGTTGTGTAACAATTTTTATTTACTCACTAGCCTTAGGAGACTGGTATATAAATAGGAATATTCATTTGTAACttaccaagcaaaacaatcaagttctctctaatattAAAGCTTCCTTTGACAATTCTTATGTATTCTaacattctcttagcgatctcgagtgtagtaaggctgagtTGACATAGCAAGAATGTGAGCAAGTTGtacaagatcgtgagcgagttgtcaagtgccacACGTACACTTAGTTAACACTAAGGAGGTGACAACACGCTTAGGCGTTGGGCAAGTTTTTGCTTGGGGAGTAAGCCCAGAAAATCTTTCCAAATTAGAATGAAAATTGCTAAACAAGTCCCTAATTTAATACCAAAAATTGCAAAAATCAACTTGTTATTGCATTCTAAAAAGTTtaaaaacttaaaagttaaaatatattttattctTAACCCTAAttttattctctcttttttttttgaggaatctttctctttgttttattttgggTAATGGAAAAAATAATCAATTTGCAAACTATACAAAGCAAAAGCGCGTCATCCTTCCTGATTTGTTATGGTTCAGCGCTTCCTGTTATATCTTTCTTCTTTCCTATTATTTCTTTTCAAGTTATTTTGCTTTTTAATATCAAGTTAGTTTATAAATTTCTACTCAATTTTTTTCTAAAGTCTGATGAGTTTTTTTGGCGAAGAGTTTTG
The Nicotiana sylvestris chromosome 11, ASM39365v2, whole genome shotgun sequence DNA segment above includes these coding regions:
- the LOC104215433 gene encoding nuclear pore complex protein NUP98A-like isoform X1, encoding MERLWLKLKMMKQQMKMLNATNFSKVDVRVQIARQQLTELHEHMRDSSPAHELYIKEKELKENLEKWILVEESILRQKSRVHWLKLGDTNSTYFHANIKNRITQNQIRSLVSDRGEMIQSEKGIEDEILGFYKQLLGANATQMPAIHPSIMAEGPILNREQQIQLIEPVTKEEICQALKSISDLKAPGCDEFNACFFKKAWPIIGDEVSDAIQQFFSSTKMFKAINCTTVTLIPKLQVRHLVVAICLKIEHLEQPHQQYLLNLLEVQCLLAVKTRTTASSATNSATAFQTQDKSLGSSSTLPTFGKKYEGNGVSNESLLWSRDASVSAPAFGVTSNSHFGMSSTPTFGSCSFDKPAVSTSGISGFGGLLVPRPFNESTVEHFGTSSTPRFGSYSFGQPAVSMSASNPLFSSSNMFGSTPEIGQTRPLFGDRAFGETSSASSVFAQPIGSAVSFNGTTTFNAANNATAFQTQDRSLGSSTLSTFGKKYEGNGVANKPLLWSRDASVSAPAFGVASNSHFGMSSTSAFGSYSFVQPAVSTSGISGFGGLVIPRPFDQPAAFVSGKESTAPLLKSFSFGKAAFGFNQKGSRIASYIATPEKDSTRPGETIQSICGMHTYKDKSQEELRFEDYQLGTSGFGVIDNSRTFQSPVFNQSTFDHPNPFAVEREPSCGRCPNPFAVKREPSYCHPPNPFVVKREPFDFHPPNPFGVKREPSYCHCPNPFVVEREPFDFHPPNPFAVKREPSYCHCSNPFAMERETFDFHPPNPFAVKREPSYCHCPNQFAMKREPSYCHCPNPFVMKRAEFDSLSKEKSITTPTGTGTRVASYAATREVEGQYLNFLSISAMPMYSNKSHEELRLDDYESANKGAASISQSKPLESSSGSTASNVSFSPWIHLSPFAAPLKPDSSSPITSALSSAPILTTGAAPQSTLCSNCLNKFQSSCQLQPTSPRLCDVSIGLENLTTSSQLSTGYPLGPSQKPLFVGPLHPGMTPNVGETLPTAISSHPATENVGMHDGVKVNDSCGKPNLAPEEMHYDNSRKLKPCFQVSVESAAEEAMDSKHDDKDVDAIMPKLQRSDYYTVPPIQELISKEKEEPGFCSHVTDFVVGRHGYGSIKFLGETDVRKLDLDSAVHFNCREVIIYMDESKKPPVGQGLNKSAEITLLNVRCINKSNGKEYTDGPMINKYRDMLIKKAGVHGAEFVSYDPVKGEWAFEVSHF
- the LOC104215433 gene encoding nuclear pore complex protein NUP98A-like isoform X2; protein product: MERLWLKLKMMKQQMKMLNATNFSKVDVRVQIARQQLTELHEHMRDSSPAHELYIKEKELKENLEKWILVEESILRQKSRVHWLKLGDTNSTYFHANIKNRITQNQIRSLVSDRGEMIQSEKGIEDEILGFYKQLLGANATQMPAIHPSIMAEGPILNREQQIQLIEPVTKEEICQALKSISDLKAPGCDEFNACFFKKAWPIIGDEVSDAIQQFFSSTKMFKAINCTTVTLIPKLQVRHLVVAICLKIEHLEQPHQQYLLNLLEVQCLLAVKTRTTASSATNSATAFQTQDKSLGSSSTLPTFGKKYEGNGVSNESLLWSRDASVSAPAFGVTSNSHFGMSSTPTFGSCSFDKPAVSTSGISGFGGLLVPRPFNESTVEHFGTSSTPRFGSYSFGQPAVSMSASNPLFSSSNMFGSTPEIGQTRPLFGDRAFGETSSASSVFAQPIGSAVSFNGTTTFNAANNATAFQTQDRSLGSSTLSTFGKKYEGNGVANKPLLWSRDASVSAPAFGVASNSHFGMSSTSAFGSYSFVQPAVSTSGISGFGGLVIPRPFDQPAAFVSGKESTAPLLKSFSFGKAAFGFNQKGSRIASYIATPEKDSTRPGETIQSICGMHTYKDKSQEELRFEDYQLGTSGFGVIDNSRTFQSPVFNQSTFDHPNPFAVEREPSCGRCPNPFAVKREPSYCHPPNPFVVKREPFDFHPPNPFGVKREPSYCHCPNPFVVEREPFDFHPPNPFAVKREPSYCHCSNPFAMERETFDFHPPNPFAVKREPSYCHCPNQFAMKREPSYCHCPNPFVMKRAEFDSLSKEKSITTPTGTGTRVASYAATREVEGQYLNFLSISAMPMYSNKSHEELRLDDYESANKGAASISQSKPLESSSGSTASNVSFSPWIHLSPFAAPLKPDSSSPITSALSSAPILTTGAAPQSTLCSNCLNKFQSSCQLQPTSPRLCDVSIGLENLTTSSQLSTGYPLGPSQKPLFVGPLHPGMTPNVGETLPTAISSHPATVSVESAAEEAMDSKHDDKDVDAIMPKLQRSDYYTVPPIQELISKEKEEPGFCSHVTDFVVGRHGYGSIKFLGETDVRKLDLDSAVHFNCREVIIYMDESKKPPVGQGLNKSAEITLLNVRCINKSNGKEYTDGPMINKYRDMLIKKAGVHGAEFVSYDPVKGEWAFEVSHF
- the LOC104215433 gene encoding nuclear pore complex protein NUP98A-like isoform X3 — translated: MERLWLKLKMMKQQMKMLNATNFSKVDVRVQIARQQLTELHEHMRDSSPAHELYIKEKELKENLEKWILVEESILRQKSRVHWLKLGDTNSTYFHANIKNRITQNQIRSLVSDRGEMIQSEKGIEDEILGFYKQLLGANATQMPAIHPSIMAEGPILNREQQIQLIEPVTKEEICQALKSISDLKAPGCDEFNACFFKKAWPIIGDEVSDAIQQFFSSTKMFKAINCTTVTLIPKLQVRHLVVAICLKIEHLEQPHQQYLLNLLEVQCLLAVKTRTTASSATNSATAFQTQDKSLGSSSTLPTFGKKYEGNGVSNESLLWSRDASVSAPAFGVTSNSHFGMSSTPTFGSCSFDKPAVSTSGISGFGGLLVPRPFNESTVEHFGTSSTPRFGSYSFGQPAVSMSASNPLFSSSNMFGSTPEIGQTRPLFGDRAFGETSSASSVFAQPIGSAVSFNGTTTFNAANNATAFQTQDRSLGSSTLSTFGKKYEGNGVANKPLLWSRDASVSAPAFGVASNSHFGMSSTSAFGSYSFVQPAVSTSGISGFGGLVIPRPFDQPAAFVSGKESTAPLLKSFSFGKAAFGFNQKGSRIASYIATPEKDSTRPGETIQSICGMHTYKDKSQEELRFEDYQLGTSGFGVIDNSRTFQSPVFNQSTFDHPNPFAVEREPSCGRCPNPFAVKREPSYCHPPNPFVVKREPFDFHPPNPFGVKREPSYCHCPNPFVVEREPFDFHPPNPFAVKREPSYCHCSNPFAMERETFDFHPPNPFAVKREPSYCHCPNQFAMKREPSYCHCPNPFVMKRAEFDSLSKEKSITTPTGTGTRVASYAATREVEGQYLNFLSISAMPMYSNKSHEELRLDDYESANKGAASISQSKPLESSSGSTASNVSFSPWIHLSPFAAPLKPDSSSPITSALSSAPILTTGAAPQSTLCSNCLNKFQSSCQLQPTSPRLCDVSIGLENLTTSSQLSTGYPLGPSQKPLFVGPLHPGMTPNVGETLPTAISSHPATVESAAEEAMDSKHDDKDVDAIMPKLQRSDYYTVPPIQELISKEKEEPGFCSHVTDFVVGRHGYGSIKFLGETDVRKLDLDSAVHFNCREVIIYMDESKKPPVGQGLNKSAEITLLNVRCINKSNGKEYTDGPMINKYRDMLIKKAGVHGAEFVSYDPVKGEWAFEVSHF
- the LOC104215433 gene encoding nuclear pore complex protein NUP98A-like isoform X4; translated protein: MSLFSAPSSSPSFSSSNLFENRAFGATSSAVFAQPIGSSVSFGGTTASSATNSATAFQTQDKSLGSSSTLPTFGKKYEGNGVSNESLLWSRDASVSAPAFGVTSNSHFGMSSTPTFGSCSFDKPAVSTSGISGFGGLLVPRPFNESTVEHFGTSSTPRFGSYSFGQPAVSMSASNPLFSSSNMFGSTPEIGQTRPLFGDRAFGETSSASSVFAQPIGSAVSFNGTTTFNAANNATAFQTQDRSLGSSTLSTFGKKYEGNGVANKPLLWSRDASVSAPAFGVASNSHFGMSSTSAFGSYSFVQPAVSTSGISGFGGLVIPRPFDQPAAFVSGKESTAPLLKSFSFGKAAFGFNQKGSRIASYIATPEKDSTRPGETIQSICGMHTYKDKSQEELRFEDYQLGTSGFGVIDNSRTFQSPVFNQSTFDHPNPFAVEREPSCGRCPNPFAVKREPSYCHPPNPFVVKREPFDFHPPNPFGVKREPSYCHCPNPFVVEREPFDFHPPNPFAVKREPSYCHCSNPFAMERETFDFHPPNPFAVKREPSYCHCPNQFAMKREPSYCHCPNPFVMKRAEFDSLSKEKSITTPTGTGTRVASYAATREVEGQYLNFLSISAMPMYSNKSHEELRLDDYESANKGAASISQSKPLESSSGSTASNVSFSPWIHLSPFAAPLKPDSSSPITSALSSAPILTTGAAPQSTLCSNCLNKFQSSCQLQPTSPRLCDVSIGLENLTTSSQLSTGYPLGPSQKPLFVGPLHPGMTPNVGETLPTAISSHPATENVGMHDGVKVNDSCGKPNLAPEEMHYDNSRKLKPCFQVSVESAAEEAMDSKHDDKDVDAIMPKLQRSDYYTVPPIQELISKEKEEPGFCSHVTDFVVGRHGYGSIKFLGETDVRKLDLDSAVHFNCREVIIYMDESKKPPVGQGLNKSAEITLLNVRCINKSNGKEYTDGPMINKYRDMLIKKAGVHGAEFVSYDPVKGEWAFEVSHF